One window of the Natrinema sp. CBA1119 genome contains the following:
- a CDS encoding phosphate ABC transporter ATP-binding protein, whose translation MNLELEHASDGVDDTDILDDVSLTLRSGEIVTVIGPSGAGKTTLLRLAALFERPTDGVVRCDGTDPWSLSRDDRLEFRRRIGMVFQQASLFETSVARNVDIGQRVRRPWSQRIRGFVRRVADRWIRSAPTVDDRTLEALDLVGLREAWDRDAGSLSGGEAQRVSFARALAAGPDLLVLDEPTSDLDPRNTAILERAIGRARERDHGVLLATHDMHQAERISDRVAFLLEGELIEVGPPERIFDDPRDERTARFVNGDLLYDENELLA comes from the coding sequence ATGAACCTCGAGCTCGAGCACGCGTCCGACGGCGTCGACGACACGGACATTCTGGACGATGTCTCGCTGACTCTCAGGTCCGGCGAAATCGTGACGGTGATCGGCCCCTCGGGAGCCGGCAAGACGACGCTGTTGCGGCTGGCCGCGCTGTTCGAGCGGCCGACCGACGGTGTCGTCCGCTGTGACGGGACGGATCCGTGGTCGCTGTCGCGAGACGACCGACTCGAGTTCCGTCGGCGGATCGGCATGGTCTTCCAGCAAGCGAGTCTGTTCGAGACCTCGGTCGCGCGGAACGTCGATATCGGCCAACGGGTTCGCCGGCCGTGGTCGCAGCGCATTCGGGGATTCGTCCGACGGGTCGCAGACCGGTGGATCCGGAGCGCGCCGACGGTCGACGACCGGACGCTCGAGGCCCTCGACCTCGTCGGGCTCCGGGAGGCGTGGGACCGCGACGCGGGCTCGCTGTCGGGCGGCGAGGCACAGCGGGTGTCCTTCGCTCGCGCGCTCGCCGCGGGGCCGGACCTGCTGGTCCTCGACGAACCGACCTCGGACCTCGATCCGCGGAACACGGCCATCCTCGAGCGCGCGATCGGACGCGCTCGCGAGCGCGATCACGGCGTCTTGCTCGCGACCCACGACATGCACCAGGCCGAGCGGATCTCGGATCGCGTCGCTTTCCTGCTCGAGGGCGAACTGATCGAGGTCGGCCCGCCCGAGCGGATCTTCGACGATCCCCGCGACGAGCGAACCGCACGGTTCGTCAACGGAGACCTATTGTACGATGAAAACGAACTTCTCGCGTGA
- a CDS encoding ABC transporter permease, which translates to MPFESLAEPNYLRSIIQVSLTVSLTAILLSTLLSLPIAFVVGFADFRGKRLITAVINTGMGFPSVVVGLLVLMALSNNGPLGALELVYTPQAMIISQCVLAAPVITGVALSAIESVDDAVRDAAYGVGGTRADVALITLKEARYGVITGILAGFGRAISEVGSVLIVGGNIAYADGTSKTRTITTAITLETRRGEFETALVLGAVLLVLVLLVNGIVLRLGGR; encoded by the coding sequence ATGCCATTCGAGTCCCTCGCCGAACCGAACTATCTCCGGAGCATCATTCAGGTCTCGCTGACGGTCAGCCTGACCGCCATCCTGTTGAGTACCCTCCTCAGTCTGCCGATCGCCTTCGTCGTCGGCTTCGCGGATTTCCGCGGAAAGCGACTGATCACGGCCGTCATCAACACGGGGATGGGCTTTCCGAGCGTCGTCGTCGGACTGCTCGTCCTGATGGCCCTCTCGAACAACGGCCCGCTCGGGGCGCTCGAGCTCGTTTACACGCCCCAAGCCATGATCATCTCCCAGTGCGTCCTCGCCGCGCCGGTGATCACCGGCGTCGCCCTGTCGGCCATCGAGAGCGTCGACGACGCCGTTCGGGACGCGGCATACGGCGTCGGAGGGACTCGAGCCGATGTCGCACTGATCACCCTCAAGGAAGCCCGATACGGCGTCATCACGGGGATCCTCGCTGGCTTCGGTCGTGCGATCAGCGAGGTCGGATCGGTCCTGATCGTGGGCGGCAACATCGCCTACGCCGACGGGACGTCGAAAACGCGGACGATCACGACCGCGATCACGCTCGAGACGCGCCGCGGCGAGTTCGAGACGGCGCTTGTTCTCGGCGCGGTGTTGCTCGTCCTCGTCTTGCTCGTCAACGGGATCGTCTTGCGGCTCGGAGGTCGATAA
- a CDS encoding substrate-binding domain-containing protein — MEYRRRELLGASAAGIAAAVGGCLGLGSDQGEGSIAGEELALATTTSTYDTGLLDEINTAFQERFGTPVAANAQGTGAAIESARNGNADVILVHARSLEDEFMRDGHGVNRRSLMFNDFVIVGPSDDPAGVGDTEQATAAFEAIASAKAQFVSRGDDSGTHTKEGAIWDESGAEPGGEWYQELGDGMGNTLNNASESGSYTLADRGTFLSMQDNVDLEILLQGPIEGGPELLANPYGIMAANPEIHSNVNYDLAMAYIGFFTSPEGQELVGDYTANGEQLFYPEALSADPNFQQYVPEGWQPASSEE, encoded by the coding sequence ATGGAATATCGACGACGAGAGCTCCTCGGGGCGAGTGCGGCGGGGATCGCCGCCGCCGTTGGCGGCTGTCTCGGGCTCGGGAGCGACCAGGGTGAGGGGTCGATCGCCGGCGAGGAACTCGCGCTCGCGACGACGACCAGCACGTACGATACGGGGCTGCTTGACGAGATCAACACTGCGTTCCAGGAGCGGTTCGGAACGCCCGTCGCGGCCAACGCTCAGGGGACGGGCGCCGCGATCGAGTCCGCTCGCAACGGCAACGCCGACGTGATTCTGGTCCACGCCCGCTCGCTCGAGGACGAGTTCATGCGGGACGGACACGGGGTCAACCGGCGGAGCCTGATGTTCAACGACTTCGTGATTGTCGGGCCGAGCGACGATCCGGCGGGGGTCGGCGACACAGAGCAGGCAACGGCGGCCTTCGAGGCCATCGCGAGCGCGAAAGCGCAGTTCGTTTCGCGCGGCGACGACTCGGGCACGCACACGAAAGAGGGAGCGATCTGGGACGAATCGGGTGCCGAGCCCGGCGGCGAGTGGTACCAGGAACTCGGTGACGGGATGGGCAACACGTTGAACAACGCGAGCGAGTCGGGTTCGTACACGCTCGCCGATCGGGGGACGTTCCTTTCGATGCAGGATAACGTCGACCTCGAGATCCTGCTTCAGGGCCCGATCGAGGGCGGGCCGGAGCTGCTCGCGAACCCCTACGGGATCATGGCGGCCAATCCGGAGATCCACTCGAACGTCAACTACGACCTCGCGATGGCCTACATCGGCTTTTTCACGAGCCCGGAGGGTCAGGAACTCGTCGGGGACTACACGGCGAACGGCGAACAGCTGTTCTACCCCGAGGCCCTGTCGGCGGACCCGAACTTCCAGCAGTACGTCCCGGAGGGATGGCAACCGGCCTCGAGCGAGGAGTGA
- a CDS encoding TOBE domain-containing protein: MEKEFDTYLRIEDIAVDRSDVAMLRAIDDRGSLSGAADALERSYPRLQQRVVALEEAIGPLVERTRGGADGGGSSLTPTARELLARFDRLVAAYEGVARVDETVLGGVVIDRDGELATVETAAGEILAVVPADAATASVTIRSDAVSLHAPSDVPRAEGTSVRNRFPGTVSWLEAGDAVARVGLDLEDADGGDGGSDTELVALVTRRSVETLGLEPGRSIVASVKATAARGVGVEDRSREDTGD; the protein is encoded by the coding sequence ATGGAAAAGGAGTTCGACACCTACCTGCGGATCGAGGACATTGCCGTCGATCGCAGTGACGTCGCGATGTTGCGCGCGATCGACGACCGCGGCTCGCTGTCGGGGGCTGCCGACGCCCTCGAGCGATCCTACCCCCGCCTCCAGCAGCGGGTAGTGGCGCTCGAGGAGGCGATCGGCCCTCTGGTCGAGCGCACTCGCGGCGGAGCCGACGGCGGTGGCAGTTCGCTGACGCCGACGGCGCGTGAGCTGCTGGCCCGATTCGACCGGCTGGTCGCGGCCTACGAGGGCGTCGCCCGCGTCGACGAGACGGTGCTCGGGGGTGTGGTTATCGACCGCGACGGGGAACTCGCGACCGTCGAGACCGCTGCGGGGGAGATTCTGGCCGTCGTTCCGGCCGACGCCGCGACGGCGTCCGTGACGATCCGCTCCGACGCCGTGAGTCTCCACGCGCCAAGCGACGTGCCGCGAGCCGAGGGGACGAGCGTTCGGAACCGGTTCCCGGGGACCGTCTCGTGGCTCGAGGCCGGGGACGCCGTCGCTCGAGTGGGGCTCGATCTCGAGGATGCAGACGGTGGCGACGGCGGGAGCGACACCGAACTCGTCGCGCTGGTCACGCGGCGGAGCGTCGAGACGCTGGGGCTCGAGCCCGGGCGATCGATCGTGGCCTCGGTAAAGGCGACGGCGGCGCGTGGTGTCGGGGTCGAAGATCGCTCACGCGAGGATACTGGAGACTGA